A window of Cryptomeria japonica chromosome 3, Sugi_1.0, whole genome shotgun sequence contains these coding sequences:
- the LOC131052062 gene encoding protein BPS1, chloroplastic, with translation MGSLRGLQYALSFHSRSSPSTIYPTTDAHPERESQDTHLLADLQRLHEFGNYLSAGWLQKALEMCLSMHREVQQIFPQIRQAVQRQNSKWMDETLDDTVKLLDVCNALREYMRDIKQYQEKLHLVIHMLNGPIGPWQLGRARIALGSLCELPAKATEPPQNKSRLENCSSVLRRMGGKLAAPCAGGELVEPIHAAMDLTVFVCDLLLVALSFRSRRSLPLPCSGHSTWGGALQALQLKVKEEVDKRRNKGIVCVLLDELFAVESASQSVNDLLKRFLNSKSVPLKEAQDLELRQSVVCLKNCVAELEDGMAFIESQINELFEVIIGGRMALLDALTYS, from the coding sequence aTGGGCAGCTTACGTGGCTTACAGTATGCTCTAAGTTTCCACAGCCGATCTTCCCCGTCAACAATATACCCTACAACAGACGCCCACCCGGAGCGCGAGTCCCAGGACACCCATCTCTTAGCAGATCTCCAGCGGTTACATGAATTCGGGAACTATCTGAGCGCCGGCTGGCTACAGAAGGCGCTGGAAATGTGCCTGTCAATGCACAGAGAGGTCCAGCAGATTTTTCCCCAAATCCGGCAGGCCGTCCAGAGGCAGAATTCAAAGTGGATGGACGAAACCCTAGATGACACGGTGAAGCTCCTGGACGTATGCAACGCACTCCGGGAATACATGAGAGACATCAAACAGTACCAGGAAAAACTTCACCTTGTGATTCATATGCTCAATGGCCCAATTGGCCCCTGGCAGCTGGGCAGGGCCCGGATTGCTCTCGGCAGTTTATGTGAGTTGCCGGCCAAAGCGACGGAGCCGCCACAAAACAAATCTCGGCTGGAGAATTGCAGCTCCGTATTGCGGCGCATGGGCGGAAAATTGGCGGCTCCCTGTGCAGGCGGTGAGTTAGTTGAACCAATTCATGCGGCCATGGATCTCACTGTCTTCGTATGTGACCTTCTGTTGGTGGCCCTTTCATTCAGATCGAGGCGCTCCCTTCCTCTGCCCTGTTCCGGGCACTCCACCTGGGGCGGCGCTCTTCAAGCCCTTCAGCTTAAAGTGAAGGAAGAGGTGGATAAGCGTAGAAACAAAGGGATCGTCTGTGTTTTGCTGGACGAGCTTTTTGCCGTCGAGTCAGCTTCACAGAGTGTGAATGATCTGCTGAAGAGGTTCTTAAACAGCAAGTCTGTCCCGCTTAAGGAAGCGCAGGATTTGGAATTGAGGCAGTCGGTTGTGTGTTTAAAGAATTGTGTCGCAGAATTGGAAGATGGGATGGCTTTCATTGAAAGCCAGATTAATGAACTGTTTGAAGTTATCATAGGCGGCCGGATGGCTCTGTTGGATGCTCTCACTTATTCGTAG